The proteins below come from a single Stomoxys calcitrans chromosome 1, idStoCalc2.1, whole genome shotgun sequence genomic window:
- the LOC106092765 gene encoding diphosphoinositol polyphosphate phosphohydrolase 2, whose protein sequence is MVKEKPNSTRIYDKDGFRRRAACICVRSEAEAEVLLVTSSRRPELWIVPGGGVEPEEEPSVTAVREVLEEAGVMGKLGRCLGVFENQDHMHRTEVFVMTVTKELEEWEDSRSIGRKRQWFSIDDALTQLALHKPTQRHYLMQLRHSKNNSNSNSTTNSPTTAAPTTA, encoded by the exons ATGGTGAAAGAAAAGCCAAATTCCACACGCATCTACGATAAGGATGGCTTTCGCAGACGTGCTGCCTGCATATGCGTACGTTCCGAGGCAGAAGCTGAG GTTCTGCTTGTGACTTCATCAAGACGTCCCGAATTGTGGATAGTGCCAGGCGGTGGAGTAGAGCCAGAGGAAGAACCTTCGGTAACGGCTGTTAGAGAGGTATTGGAGGAGGCCGGTGTTATGGGCAAATTAGGCAGATGCTTAGGAGTTTTCGAG aATCAAGATCACATGCATCGCACGGAAGTTTTTGTTATGACCGTTACCAAAGAACTGGAAGAATGGGAAGATTCACGTAGCATTGGTCGCAAACGCCAATGGTTTTCCATCGATGATGCCCTGACCCAGTTGGCTTTGCATAAACCCACACAACGACATTATCTGATGCAGTTGCGACATTCGAAAaacaattcaaattcaaattcaacaacaaattcaccCACTACAGCTGCACCAACCACAGCATAA